Part of the Maridesulfovibrio sp. genome, GGATGTTTCTCTACGATCTAGAGGAAGTCTCAGAGACCCTGGGCATTCATTTTTATCCCTTTGTCTTTGCTGTGGCCTTTGGCTGTGTGGCAATGTCTTTTGTCATCATGCTCGATATCCTTCGTATTCTGCGCGGTAAGGAACCGCTTAAACCCGCTTAGTATTATGGAACCGATTACTGTTGGAATTGTGGGCGTACTCTGCCTGCTGCTGGTTATTCTTGTCTTGCGTGTCCCTGTGGGTTTTGCCATGGGCATTATCGGGTTTATCGGCTTTGCCAAGGTTTTGAACCTCAAGGCCGCATACGGGATGCTGGGTACTGAAATCTGGAACGTCTTTTCATCCTATGGCTTAACAGTTATCCCGCTGTTCATCCTTATGGGGCAGATTTGTTTTTATTCCGGAGTTAATGAACGGCTCTACAAGTCTGCATATGCATGGATGGGCCATATTCGAGGTGGTATTGCCATGGCAACGGTTATGGCCTGTGCCGGTTTTGCTGCTATCTGCGGTTCCAACACCGCCACTGCCGCGACCATGTCCACTGTAGCTTTGCCGGAAATGAAGAAGTTCAAGTATAATCCCATTCTTTCCACCGGTTCAGTTGCTGCCGGGGCTACCCTCGGTGTAGTCATTCCCCCCAGTGTGGTGCTGATCATTATCGGCCTTCAGACAGGGGAGTCCATCAGCAGGCTTTTTATGGGCGGGGTCATTCCCGGAATACTGCTTTGCGCTCTTTTTCTGCTTACTGTTTACATGATGTGTGTGGCCCATCCTGACTGGGGGCCGGCCGGAACTGAAGTTACTTTCAAGGAAAAGCTGGCCTCCCTGCCCGGCTCCATAGAAATGATCATCCTCTTTGTGTTGGTTATGGGCGGCCTATTCGCAGGCTGGTTCACTCCCACAGAGGCCGGAGCCGCAGGCTCTGCTTTTGCACTGCTGATCAGCATTGCTTCACGAGAGATGACTTTCAAGCGCTTTGCCGCTGCAGTCAGTGATACTCTTAAAGTTTCCTGTATGATCATGGTGGTAATGCTTGGTGCAGTGATCTTCGGGCGTTTTCTGGCTGTGACCCGTATTCCGTTTGAAGCTGCAAACTTCGTGGCTGCGCTTCCCATTCCGCCCACGGTGATCATTCTGCTCATCTGTGTGATCTACATCATCGGCGGCATGGTCATGGATGCTTTGGCTCTACTACTGATCACCATTCCCATCTTTTTTCCCATTGTCAGTGCCATGGGTTATGATCCGGTCTGGTTCGGGGTCCTGATTACCATCGTGACAACTCTTGGAGCGATTACTCCTCCGGTAGGTGTAACAACGTTCATTGTCGCCTCTATGGCCGAAGATGTGTCCATTGACCGGGTTTTTCTGGGCGTCAGCTATTTCATGCTTGCTTATGTAGTTCTCGTGGCTTTGATGCTCGCGGTCCCGGCAACTGTGACTTTCCTGCCTGGCCTATTATAATTTGTGATTACATGTCGGCGAAGCCCAATTAAAATGTTTTGGGATTTTTAAACCCTTTTTCAAAAGGGTTTAAGCCGCCGGAGGCAAAATGGCAGCTGAATTTGTACAGGTAACAAAAGCCGAAGCTGGGCAGAAATTGGTCCGTTTTCTGGAGCGGCGAGT contains:
- a CDS encoding TRAP transporter large permease, with product MEPITVGIVGVLCLLLVILVLRVPVGFAMGIIGFIGFAKVLNLKAAYGMLGTEIWNVFSSYGLTVIPLFILMGQICFYSGVNERLYKSAYAWMGHIRGGIAMATVMACAGFAAICGSNTATAATMSTVALPEMKKFKYNPILSTGSVAAGATLGVVIPPSVVLIIIGLQTGESISRLFMGGVIPGILLCALFLLTVYMMCVAHPDWGPAGTEVTFKEKLASLPGSIEMIILFVLVMGGLFAGWFTPTEAGAAGSAFALLISIASREMTFKRFAAAVSDTLKVSCMIMVVMLGAVIFGRFLAVTRIPFEAANFVAALPIPPTVIILLICVIYIIGGMVMDALALLLITIPIFFPIVSAMGYDPVWFGVLITIVTTLGAITPPVGVTTFIVASMAEDVSIDRVFLGVSYFMLAYVVLVALMLAVPATVTFLPGLL